Within the Bacteroidales bacterium genome, the region AGAGTTTTTCTCTGAGCCAGAGAAATAAAGTTTCTTTGTAACAGAATCCAAACCTAATCGTCTTGAAATCTAAATGACGGCAAAAGAGTTTTGCAATCGGGTTTTACCTTTACAGGACAAGCTTTACAGGCTTTCCCGTCGGATTTTAAACAATGCAGAAGATGCTGAGGATGCCGTGCAGGAGGTCTTTTACAAGTTGTGGTTGAAAAATGAAGAGTTGGATTCGTTCAAAAGTCTGGAAGCCTTTGCCATGGTGGTTACTAAAAACTTTTGCCTCGACAGGGTAAAATCCAAAAGCCACCAAAAAGCAGAGCTTACTGTAATGAACGAACCCATTGACAGCCACTCACCGGAAAAGATGGCGGAGCAAAAGGATGAGATGGATGAGGTGCACAGAATCGTAAAAAAGCTGCCCGAACAACAACGGATGATTCTTCACCTGCGCGACATTGAAGGAATGGAGTACGATGAGATTGAGCAAATCATGGAGATGAACGCCAACGCCATCAGGGTAAATTTGTCGAGAGCAAGAAAAGCCATCAGAGAACAATTAACGGCAACACATAATTATGAATACCAGGGAGATTGAAAAATTATTAGACAGGTACTTTGAAGCTGAAACATCGCAGGAGGAGGAACAACTGCTGAAACAGTTCTTCCTTTCAGACAATGTTCCTGCACATTTACAACAACACATCCCACTTTTCAGGTTTGCAAATTCAGAAAGAACACTTTCAACAAAATCCGATGTTGAAACCTTTCTGATGAAGAAAATCGAACAAAGTAAACGCGTTTCATTCAAAAGCAGGCGCATGTGGTATGTTGTATCAGGTGTGGCAGCTTCAGTTTTATTGCTGTTGACTATCATCACCGAAACGCGGCAGACCAATGTTGTTGCCGACAGAAACTATTCACCGGAAGAGATCCAGTTAGCCTGGCTGCAAACAAAAGAGGTGCTTGCATATACTTCAGGAAAAATAAACCGGGGGACAGATCCACTGGGTAATGTTTCAAAAATCAATTCCGGTGCGTCAGCTATAAATCAACTCGGCAAACTTGATGAGGGGATGACTCAACTCAATCAAGGGCTTAAAAGGATAGATGGTGGTGTGGATCATTTAAGCAAATTCTCAAAATTTAATTTATTAACTAATCAATAATCAATTTACAATGAAAAAGACAATTTTTGTTTTTGCAGTTATTGCATGGGTAAGCACGTCAGGAATCGCTCTGGCGCAGAATACAACCAATAACATGTTCAAAAAGTATGGCTCTGGCGATGGCTTTACAGTGGTGAGCATCAATAAAGACTTATTTACACTGCTGCTTGAGATTGGCCAGGAAACAGATGCCCAAGAAATTAGCGAGGTACAGGAGGTGATTAAAGGACTTGAAACGATCAAAATTTTGATGTACGATGCTAATAAAGGAACCGACCCTTCATTTTTACCTAAATTCAAAGAGGAACTGGATGCAATGAAACTGAACGAATACAGCGAATTGATGATGGTGAGAGAGCAGGATGATATTGTTAGATTTATGATCCGCAAGGATGGCGAGATCATCAATGAATTGCTTCTTCTTATCAGCCAGCCTGATGAAGCAGGATTTGTAAGCATTACCGGTAATATCAACATTAAATCCATCGCCAAGATTTCCAGAACCATGAACATCCAGGGACTTGAAAACCTGGAGAAGATCAACCAGAAAGAAGAGTAGTTTCCTGTATGCATAAAAAAAACGGGGTGACTTTCGGCTACCCCGTTTTTTCGTGTATATAAAGCAACAGATTACCTGCTTTTTGGCACAATGGTCAGTTCATCAATAATATTTTTGGCGCCGGCAAATTTATCAATAATAAAAAGAATATATCGAACATCCACCGAGATGGTGCGCTGCAAGGCAGGTTCAAAGGCAATGTCGCCGCTCATGGCTTCCCAATTGCCATCGAAGGCAATCCCGATGAGTTCGCCTTTGGCATTCATTACGGGGCTTCCGCTGTTGCCGCCGGTGATGTCGTTGTTTGAGATGAACGCAACGATCATATCCCCATTCTGGCCATAATTGCCATAATCCTTTTTGCTGTAAAGTTCTTTAAGTTTCTCAGGCACTTCAAACTCCCAGTTGGTCGGGTCTTCTTTTTCCATCACACCGGAGAGGGTGGTGATGTAATTGTAATGCACGGCGTCGGCGGGATAATAATCGCCGATTGTTCCATAAGTAAGGCGCATGGTGGAATTGGCATCGGGGTAAAAGTCTTTATTCGCTCCCGCCATTTCGCGCAATCCTCTAATGTAAAGCCGGTCGCCTTTTGCAGCCAGGCTGCTGACTTCGGATTGCAAGGGTCTGAATTTATTTTGAAGATCAGCGAACGCTTTAGCCAGTTCAAAAACCGGATCGTTGTTTAAGACTTTTGCCGAGGGTTTGTCAAGGAATTTATTCACACCTGCAGGGCTTGAAAATATTGTTTTGCCAAAGATATAACCGGCATAGGCTGTAAAATCGCCTTTGTATTTCTTATGTATTTCGGACAGGATTGCCGGCTGATCTTGTGCAGGGACATTTTGATAGTATTTCTGCAGCATCACACCAAGAAGTTCCTGGTCGAGCGGAGCATGATAATTTTTAAAAAAACCTTCGACCGACTTGCGCAGGCTCGCAATTTCGGCATCCACCGCTGCCTGGTCTGGTTTCTTTTCCATGAGCAGTTCGCCAAGTTTGTTAAAGCGGCGGGAGAACATCAGGATTTCGCTGCCGCGGCTGATGGCCTCGCTGAGATAAATGCCGGGAAGGTTATATTCCCGCTGTTTAGCCACAGCGTTCTTGCGCATGTTGAGCACTTCACCGTAAACCTCTTTTCGCTTCTGGTCAGCATTGACCCAATCGGTAAATGCGGCCTCTTCGGCACGTTTTTTATCCACTACTTTGAGTCGCTTCAAACCACGGGTCTGACCGATGAAATATTTCCAATAGTTGGATGTTCCGGCGTATTTGGAGGCATATTGAATCCTGACAGCATCCGAAGCATCCATGTATTTCCGCATGGTGTTAAGTTTGGCTTCGCGGATAGAAACCACTGTGGGGTTACTTTCTTCGATGGCCAACTCTACTCCCCATGAGGAGCGATAGCGATCCGTGCTTCCCGGGTAGCCCATGATCATGGTAAAATCGCCATTTTCAACTCCATCGAGAGAGATGGGGAGATGATGTTTGGGTTTTAACGGAATGTTCTCTTTAGAGTAATCGGCCGGTTTTCCATCGGGGCCCGTATAAACCCTGAAAATGGAGAAATCGCCGGTGTGTCGTGGCCACATCCAGTTGTCGGTGTCTGCGCCATATTTACCGATGGATGATGGCGGTGCGCCAACCAGTCGAATATCTTTAAAGACCTCGTAAACGAAAAGGTAAAACTCGTCACCGGCAAAAAAGCTCCTCACACTCGCGTTGTAGTGGGTATCTTTTGTGGCTTCATCGCTGAGTGTTTTCCCGATTTTTCTGATTTCCTCATTGCGTTGCTCCTCAGTCATCCCATCATTTATGACAGCTAGCACCTTATCGGTCACCTCTTCAATCCGGATTAAAAAAGTGGCAGTAAGACCAGGATTTGCAAGCTCTTCCTCCTGGCTCATTGCCCAGAAGCCATCGGTAAGATAATCGTGTTCAACCGTGCTGTGTGACTGAATTTGCCCGTAACCGCAGTGGTGATTGGTGAAAATCAGGCCTTTTGATGATACGATTTCGCCTGTGCAACCACGGCCAAAAATGATGATGGCATCTTTAAGGCTTGAATTGTTGATGCTGTAAATCTCTTCAGCAGTGAGCTTCAATCCGGCTTTCTGCATGTCAACATAGTTGAGCCGCTCGATAAACAGTGGCAGCCACATCCCCTCATCTGCCCTGGTTTGAAGGCTAAGGGCAAGAATTAGCGCGACAAAGAATACGTGTAGTTTTTTCATTTAGTAAATGTTTTAGTTATTGGATTAAATAAATTTCTCTCCTTTTTTTGTTTTGATGTCGCCAACGAACTTCCTGATTTCCTGTTCGTCATCTTTTCGGCAGATGAGCAGGGCATTGTCCTCTTCCACCACGATGTAATTGTCCAATCCCTGCAAAACCACGAGCTTTCCTTTTGGCATGTTGATGATACAATTTGAGGTATTGTATAGCATCACATCATCGCCAACCACCGCATTCTTGTATTCATCTTTTTCCCTTGTATCATAGAGCGATCCCCAGGTTCCAAGGTCCGACCAGTCGAAGTCGGCTGAAAGGACATAAACATTGGTGGCTTTTTCCATGATGCCGTAATCGATTGAAATCTTGCGGCAACCGGCGTAAATTTCGTTGATGAATGTTTTTTCTCCTTCGGTATTGTACACTCCAATGCCCTCTTTAAAAAGGTCATTAATGTCGTCGAGGTATTCTTCGAAGGCTTTGTTGATGGTCTTGAGCGACCAGATGAATATTCCTGCATTCCAGAGGAAATCTCCGCTTGCAAGGAATTTTTCTGCCAATTCGTGATTGGGTTTTTCAGTAAAGGTTTTTACCTTGCGAAGCTGATGGTTACCGGAGTCTTTTATGCTGTCGTCAAATTGAATGTATCCGTATCCTGTGTCGGGTCGGGTTGGTTTTATTCCGAGGGTAATAAGCCAGGGATTTTCAGCAGCAGCTTTCAATGCTGCGTTAATATTCACTGCAAAAAGTTCTTCATCCATGATGAGGTGATCGGAAGGGGCAACCACTATGTTGGCATCGGGGTTAATGGACTGAATTTTAAAATTTGCATAAGCAATGCAAGGGGCTGTATTGCGCATCGCCGGCTCGAGTAAAATATTGTTCACCGGTAAATCCGGCAGTTGGTGCCTTACCTGGTTTGCGTAAATCTCGTTGGTTACAATAAAAATGTTTTCTTTTGGACAGATTCGTTCGAAACGCCTAAAAGTACGTTGAATCAACGTTTCTCCTGTTCCCAGGATATCAATGAACTGCTTTGGGCGCGTGGTTCGGCTCATCGGCCAGAACCGCGCCCCTATCCCTCCGGCCATGATTACACAGTAGTTGTTTTTATGCATGTTTTTGCGATTTATTTTTAAATGAACCCGGATTCGTTTTGCAATCCATTGGCTTTTCAATGTTTAGATGCAAATTGTGTTGTTAAGGTTGCCATTGAATTGCCGGCAAATTTATTAAAATACAATGTTTTAAACGCTATTTTTCCGGATAAACTTCAGCAAGCGGATTAAAAACATAGTTCCGGTTGTTATCAAGAGAGATGCAGAGGAAGTTTTTCCGCCGTTTTCCCAACTTCTGAAAACGTCTCCCATCATTTAAAGCAAAGATAGTTTTCTCGGGAAGTGTTTCCAAAAGTGTTCCTCTTTTTGCAGTGTCATAGCTTTTCAGTGTTCTTGCCATCGTAACATCAGATGAGGATGCTGCAAAAATACGGGACTGATCAGGCTGCATAATATCGAGAACATCCTGTGGGAAAAAGTCAATACTCAGAAATGGCTTCTGCAACTGTCGCAGGGTTTGTTTCCATTCTTCACCATGCGGCTGAACACGGTCTTTGTACTTTATCCACACCAGGTGATGAGCCAATTCATGCAAAAAAGTCAAAAGAAATGAATACGGGTTCAGGTTATGGTTTAATGTAATTTTTGAGATTGCTCCATTTATCCCAGGTCTGAAATCGCCCAGTTTAGTTCGTCTGTGCCTGGTGATTACCAGTTGCACTTTGTATTTGATGAGCATCTCATAAACCGGTTTAACGGCCTGTTCAGGGAGGTATTGCTTAAGTATTTCGTAATTTTTCTCCAAATTTTCAGTTAGCTGATCGTTTAACCTATTGTTTCATTTTAGTAATTAGTGCTAGCCAGAAAACTCTTAATGTTGAAAATCATTGTTTGCCCCAACCCTCCCGAAGTCTCGGGATAAATTCCGGGAGCAATGATTTTCAACGATTTACTCCCTTAAGGGCGGGGTAAATAAATCGTTGAAAATCAATTTTAGGGTGTTTTCTGGCAAACACTAATTAATTCTCTTACTTTCAAAAGCAATTAATTTAGTTTGAGGCAAAGAAAACATCAAATCTCAAATACGTAATAACTCAACACTACCCACTTCGCAGCCGTCGAGCAAGCATCACTCCATTTAACTCAACTCCCAACTTTATGAACTCCATGTCCCCTTTGAATTCCGGGTAATACTATAAAGGCATCCCAAAGTCCCTTTCGCTTCGCCCTGCTCATCTTTCAGATCAATGATCTCCATGGTGATCTTTCTTTTCAGCTTTTGGTTGGTATAAAAGTTCAGAAGGTGCATCATAAATTGAATATTGCTCATTGTATTGGGCAATTTATTATATTTTTGCCCATTATAACAGATAAAAACGGCAACAATGATTACAAGAGAAAAGCTGAAGGAAATCCTGGCCACATGGAAGCATGAAATTTTGAACACTGAAATCTTCGAAAGGGATGTCTATTTGGTTGTAAGGGAGCAATTTTTGAATCCGGTACCACTGGTATTGCATGGATTAAGGCGATCGGGTAAAACATTTATAATGTACAAGCTTATGAAGGAATTCCCTGATTCCGCTTATGTAAATTTTGAAGATGAGCGTTTTACCGGCGCCGGACCCGAGGTTTTAGATGAAGTGTATGCTACTTACATCAGTGATTCGGATGCATCAAGGCCGACGATCTTTCTTGATGAAGTTCAAAATATTCCGGGATGGGAAAAGTTTGTTGCCCGGCTTCATTCAAAAGTGAAATTTGTGATCTCAGGTTCAAATGCAACCTTGCTGAGTTCTGAGTATTCGTCAGCGCTTACAGGAAGGCACGTTCCTATGCGCATATTTCCGTTGTCATTCACCGAATTTGTTTCCGCCACCGGGAAGGGAAACCTGAACCCATTGCTCAGCGAACATAGAGCAAAGCTTCGGTCAATGCTCATCGAATACCTTGAGTTTGGCGGCTTCCCACAGGCTTCACTGCTTAAAGATAAGCTCCTGCTCAGGTCAACATTTGATGCCATCATTTTCAGGGATGTAATCCCCCGGTTCGATATCAGAAATCCCCTGGGGCTGGAGGCGCTTGCACGATACCTGATTTCGAATCCCGGAAAGCCTTTCTCCTTTCGCAACCTTACTTCAGTATCCAACATCAGGCATGAAGACACGGTGAAGGCATATATCGGCTTTCTGGAAAAAGCCTATCTGATTTTTAATCTTCCGCGATTTGACTATTCCATCAGGAAACAGGCTGCCAACCTAAAAAAGGTTTATCCTGCTGACGTAAGTTTTGCACGTTTTTCAGGAAGCTTCTTTTCGGATGAAAGAGGGCGACTGCTTGAAACTATTGTTTGCAATCAGCTTGTAAGCAAAGGCTACAACCTGTGTTACTGGAAAGATGAACGGGAGCGGGAAGTGGACTTTGTGGTTTGTGAGGGGCTGAAGCCTGTTTCACTGATACAGGTGTGCGAAACCATTGAAAACGAAAAAGTATGGAAAAGGGAAACAGAATCGCTGTTAAATGCAAAAGTATCGCTGGGATTGGAAGATGCCATCTTACTCGTCTATCAACATACCGAAATGCCCGCGGTTGAAGGCATTACTGTAAGAACTGTGTTGGACTGGCTGCTCGATACATCAGGTTGAGTTATCTGCGGTAAGCCTTTTGGTTCACAAACTGCCTGATCATAGCGGCGCCCCAAACACTACCCTCGTTCCTCTGGTTTGACCCTGCTCGTCTTTTAGTGTTTTATTTCCTATTTTCTTGCTTTTTTTGGCAGAACTTTCAAATGACAAACATCAAAAGACAAATAAATACAAAAACTCAAGTCCCAAACTGATACAAATTAATTCCTGCCTGACTGCGTGAGGAAATCAGGGCAGTCAGGCCTGCTTTCACTGTTTGGATTTTTGTTCCTTTGCACATTGGGTTTTATTTGAGATTTGTTTATTGTATTTTGTCCGCAGGACTCCTTTGGAGTAATTTCTGATTTATCCAGGTTAGATTTATAATCTCCATGTTAATCTTGAGGTGTAACTCGCGGTAATTGCGTTATTGGTCTTAGGTGTGATGCTATCGTAAGGAAGTCAGAAGTCTTTGTATCAGTAAAAAACTATCTTAATTCAATAATTTACGTAAATTTGTGCATTATAATTATTCTTTATCAATTATGATACGAGATATTGTTTTGATTCAGAAACGGGAACTGGAGCAACGGCTGCAGGAAAAGTATGTTTCGAGAGACGCCGATTTTACTGCAGGGTCATCTGATATGATTCATGTGATCATAGGCCCAAGAAGAGCCGGAAAATCATTTTTCGGAATGCACCAACTGGTTCAGGGCGAAAAGTTTGCCTTCCTTAACCTGGATGACGAACGTCTTACCAGGGTTCAGAATTTTGATGAACTACTCGAAGCCATGATGGTTATTTATGACAATCCCAATCTCCTTTTACTGGATGAAATCCAAAATCTTCAGGATTGGGAGTTGATTATAAATCGCCTGCAAAGGCAGGGATTCCGGCTGATCATAACAGGAAGTAACTCAAACCTGCTGAGTAGCGAATTGGCAACCCATCTCACCGGAAGGCATTTGCCTGTTTACATTTTTACTTTTAGTTTCAGCGAGTATCTTGCAACATTTTCAAACGAATTGACAACGCCGGAAAAAAAAGAGAAGTTCAACGATTGGCTTATCAACGGGGGATATCCCGAGCCACTGATGAAAGGGCTAAATGTAAAGCAATATCTGCAGGTGTTGTTCGATTCGGTACTTTACAAAGACATTGTAAAAAGATACAAAATTCGTCAGCCCGATTCCCTTGAAAATCTTGCTGTGTGGCTGATTTCAAATATTGCCGCTGAATTTTCGCTCAACTCAATCTGCGATCAGGTGCAATTGTCGAGTGTGCATACGGTAAAAAAGTACCTGCATTATCTCGAAGAATCTTTTGTGCTCTTTACGCTTTCACTGTTTTCATTTAAGGTTGGCGAACAGCAGCGGGGAAATAAGAAGATTTACTGCTTCGACAACGGATTTCGCCAGGCAAAAGGATTTCAGTTCAGTAACGATTGGGGCAAACTACTGGAGAATGCTGTGGCTGCCGAACTTTTTAAAAGATGCCGTTATGAAGGCTTAAAATTGTTTTACTGGAAGGACAGAGATCAGCAGGAGGTAGATTTTGTTGTTCAGGCCGGCACACAGGTAAGCGAACTTATTCAGGTGTGCTGGGATGTGACACAAACCAAAACCCTTGACAGAGAGGTCAGGTCGTTATTAAAAGCCTCCGGTAAACTCAATTGTGACAGATTATTGATTATAACTATGGAAGAGGAGAAAACAGAGGAATTTTCCTGGTTCGGCGTACAACGTAACATTGAGTTCGTTCCAGCTTGGAAATGGATACAGGGAAAATGATTGTGGCTTTACCATTCAGCCAAATCAGAGAGGAATCCCAAACACCACCCTCGTCCCTCTCGCTTCGCCCTGTTCATCTTTCAGGTCAATGATCTCCATGGTGATCTTACGGCGGAGCTTGCGGTTGATGACTTTGATGCGTTCCTGGGTGGTGGAGGTGGCGAGTGATTTATGGTCTTTGTCGAATTTTTGACGGAGTTCACCTGCTTTCTCACGTCCAATGCCATCGTCTTCGATAGTTAATATTAATCCCTGGCCGTTGCGGGTGTAGCTGATGCTGATGTTGCCTTTGGTTTCCCTATGCTTGATCCCGTGCTCGATGGCATTTTCGATAAAGGGCTGGGCGAGCATGGGCGGAACAAAAATGTTTTCCGGATCGAGAATGTCGTCCACATGTATGTTGTAATCAAACTTTTCGGGGAAACGGACTTTCTGCAACTCCAGGTAATTTTCTATGGTACTCATCTCTTTCTGCAGGGTAATATATTCCTCAACCGAACTGTCAAGAATATGGCGTACCAGTTTAGAAAAACGGGATAAATATTTGCTTGCTTTATCCGGCTCTTCATCGAGGATAAAATTCTGGATGCTGGTGAGCGAGTTAAAGATAAAATGGGGGTTCATTTGCGAACGGAAAAGCTTTTGTTGTAAAAGCAGGTTTTGCTGCTCGTTGCGGAGCTTGTTCTGGCGAAGGATTAGCCAGGCATAGAGCAGCACGCTCACTACCAGTCCTCCCAGCCCGATCAGGAATCCCCTCGACTGCCTTAATTTCAAATCCTGGAATTCATTTTCCTTCGACAGGGCTTTAATCTGCTCTTCTTTTCGCTCGGTTTCGTATTTGGTTTGTAGTTCGATGATATCCCGGTTTCGTTTCAGGAGGTTAAGCGTGTCGCCCGCAAGGGACATCGCTATATGATATTTTAATGCTTCCTTCGTTCTGTCTTGTTTTTGACAGATTTCAAAAAGATAATAATACATCCATTCGCCCCATTCCCAAATCATTTCCTTCCTGGATTGCAGTGGTAAGGGTACATAAAGCTCATAACCCCATGTAGCTATAAACTTCAGTGAATCATAACGGTACCAGGATTTCCGTGACAGCATCTCCTCAAAGTGTTTTTCAGATTCGAGAAATTGCTTTTCTGCATTCTCCAAGTCGAACATATCGGTATAATATCCTCCAAGGATGTTTGAGGAATAAAGCGCCATGATGATAAATCCGTTGTTATCATACCATGCTAAACATTTCTTTAGTATCAATATAGCCGTATCTGTTTCGCCGGCTGAATGGTGGTACATGCTCAGCCAGACCAATGCACGGTATTTCTGAGCTATAAAACTCATGTTTTTGTCAGGAAATTCCAGCGCTTTGAGAAAATAGATTTTTGCACTGTCCATCATTCCCATACTTAAGTAATCAGCACCTATAGTCCATGTTATGATCAATTCCTCAATTTCAGGGAAATTGTTTTTTCTCATGACATCCAATAATTGAAGCCGGTATTTGAGCGATTCAGCGTTCTTTCCCATGAGTACTTGAGTCTGAGCTTTACCCATTCCAAAATGTACTGAATCTATAATACTACCCGCGATGTGTCCTCCCGGCACGCGTTCATTGCACTTCTCAATTGCCAGGTTACCATATTCGACAGCTTTTTCATAATTACCAGCATA harbors:
- a CDS encoding SprT-like domain-containing protein, giving the protein MEKNYEILKQYLPEQAVKPVYEMLIKYKVQLVITRHRRTKLGDFRPGINGAISKITLNHNLNPYSFLLTFLHELAHHLVWIKYKDRVQPHGEEWKQTLRQLQKPFLSIDFFPQDVLDIMQPDQSRIFAASSSDVTMARTLKSYDTAKRGTLLETLPEKTIFALNDGRRFQKLGKRRKNFLCISLDNNRNYVFNPLAEVYPEK
- a CDS encoding ATP-binding protein yields the protein MITREKLKEILATWKHEILNTEIFERDVYLVVREQFLNPVPLVLHGLRRSGKTFIMYKLMKEFPDSAYVNFEDERFTGAGPEVLDEVYATYISDSDASRPTIFLDEVQNIPGWEKFVARLHSKVKFVISGSNATLLSSEYSSALTGRHVPMRIFPLSFTEFVSATGKGNLNPLLSEHRAKLRSMLIEYLEFGGFPQASLLKDKLLLRSTFDAIIFRDVIPRFDIRNPLGLEALARYLISNPGKPFSFRNLTSVSNIRHEDTVKAYIGFLEKAYLIFNLPRFDYSIRKQAANLKKVYPADVSFARFSGSFFSDERGRLLETIVCNQLVSKGYNLCYWKDEREREVDFVVCEGLKPVSLIQVCETIENEKVWKRETESLLNAKVSLGLEDAILLVYQHTEMPAVEGITVRTVLDWLLDTSG
- a CDS encoding S46 family peptidase; translated protein: MKKLHVFFVALILALSLQTRADEGMWLPLFIERLNYVDMQKAGLKLTAEEIYSINNSSLKDAIIIFGRGCTGEIVSSKGLIFTNHHCGYGQIQSHSTVEHDYLTDGFWAMSQEEELANPGLTATFLIRIEEVTDKVLAVINDGMTEEQRNEEIRKIGKTLSDEATKDTHYNASVRSFFAGDEFYLFVYEVFKDIRLVGAPPSSIGKYGADTDNWMWPRHTGDFSIFRVYTGPDGKPADYSKENIPLKPKHHLPISLDGVENGDFTMIMGYPGSTDRYRSSWGVELAIEESNPTVVSIREAKLNTMRKYMDASDAVRIQYASKYAGTSNYWKYFIGQTRGLKRLKVVDKKRAEEAAFTDWVNADQKRKEVYGEVLNMRKNAVAKQREYNLPGIYLSEAISRGSEILMFSRRFNKLGELLMEKKPDQAAVDAEIASLRKSVEGFFKNYHAPLDQELLGVMLQKYYQNVPAQDQPAILSEIHKKYKGDFTAYAGYIFGKTIFSSPAGVNKFLDKPSAKVLNNDPVFELAKAFADLQNKFRPLQSEVSSLAAKGDRLYIRGLREMAGANKDFYPDANSTMRLTYGTIGDYYPADAVHYNYITTLSGVMEKEDPTNWEFEVPEKLKELYSKKDYGNYGQNGDMIVAFISNNDITGGNSGSPVMNAKGELIGIAFDGNWEAMSGDIAFEPALQRTISVDVRYILFIIDKFAGAKNIIDELTIVPKSR
- a CDS encoding histidine kinase, giving the protein MLLRNFTCFLLLFFGLVATAQKFLCLKTYNVDSLLQILPEQHDEERVNTLNWLATSLHFEDTALSRKYADEAMELAVRLNYEAGKADAFRNKGHLQHFLSNYPKALQNYYEALSIVERLENKRIAYWIYYDIARTHFYAGNYEKAVEYGNLAIEKCNERVPGGHIAGSIIDSVHFGMGKAQTQVLMGKNAESLKYRLQLLDVMRKNNFPEIEELIITWTIGADYLSMGMMDSAKIYFLKALEFPDKNMSFIAQKYRALVWLSMYHHSAGETDTAILILKKCLAWYDNNGFIIMALYSSNILGGYYTDMFDLENAEKQFLESEKHFEEMLSRKSWYRYDSLKFIATWGYELYVPLPLQSRKEMIWEWGEWMYYYLFEICQKQDRTKEALKYHIAMSLAGDTLNLLKRNRDIIELQTKYETERKEEQIKALSKENEFQDLKLRQSRGFLIGLGGLVVSVLLYAWLILRQNKLRNEQQNLLLQQKLFRSQMNPHFIFNSLTSIQNFILDEEPDKASKYLSRFSKLVRHILDSSVEEYITLQKEMSTIENYLELQKVRFPEKFDYNIHVDDILDPENIFVPPMLAQPFIENAIEHGIKHRETKGNISISYTRNGQGLILTIEDDGIGREKAGELRQKFDKDHKSLATSTTQERIKVINRKLRRKITMEIIDLKDEQGEARGTRVVFGIPL
- a CDS encoding sigma-70 family RNA polymerase sigma factor, producing MTAKEFCNRVLPLQDKLYRLSRRILNNAEDAEDAVQEVFYKLWLKNEELDSFKSLEAFAMVVTKNFCLDRVKSKSHQKAELTVMNEPIDSHSPEKMAEQKDEMDEVHRIVKKLPEQQRMILHLRDIEGMEYDEIEQIMEMNANAIRVNLSRARKAIREQLTATHNYEYQGD
- a CDS encoding mannose-1-phosphate guanylyltransferase, which encodes MHKNNYCVIMAGGIGARFWPMSRTTRPKQFIDILGTGETLIQRTFRRFERICPKENIFIVTNEIYANQVRHQLPDLPVNNILLEPAMRNTAPCIAYANFKIQSINPDANIVVAPSDHLIMDEELFAVNINAALKAAAENPWLITLGIKPTRPDTGYGYIQFDDSIKDSGNHQLRKVKTFTEKPNHELAEKFLASGDFLWNAGIFIWSLKTINKAFEEYLDDINDLFKEGIGVYNTEGEKTFINEIYAGCRKISIDYGIMEKATNVYVLSADFDWSDLGTWGSLYDTREKDEYKNAVVGDDVMLYNTSNCIINMPKGKLVVLQGLDNYIVVEEDNALLICRKDDEQEIRKFVGDIKTKKGEKFI
- a CDS encoding DUF4252 domain-containing protein, whose product is MKKTIFVFAVIAWVSTSGIALAQNTTNNMFKKYGSGDGFTVVSINKDLFTLLLEIGQETDAQEISEVQEVIKGLETIKILMYDANKGTDPSFLPKFKEELDAMKLNEYSELMMVREQDDIVRFMIRKDGEIINELLLLISQPDEAGFVSITGNINIKSIAKISRTMNIQGLENLEKINQKEE
- a CDS encoding ATP-binding protein → MIRDIVLIQKRELEQRLQEKYVSRDADFTAGSSDMIHVIIGPRRAGKSFFGMHQLVQGEKFAFLNLDDERLTRVQNFDELLEAMMVIYDNPNLLLLDEIQNLQDWELIINRLQRQGFRLIITGSNSNLLSSELATHLTGRHLPVYIFTFSFSEYLATFSNELTTPEKKEKFNDWLINGGYPEPLMKGLNVKQYLQVLFDSVLYKDIVKRYKIRQPDSLENLAVWLISNIAAEFSLNSICDQVQLSSVHTVKKYLHYLEESFVLFTLSLFSFKVGEQQRGNKKIYCFDNGFRQAKGFQFSNDWGKLLENAVAAELFKRCRYEGLKLFYWKDRDQQEVDFVVQAGTQVSELIQVCWDVTQTKTLDREVRSLLKASGKLNCDRLLIITMEEEKTEEFSWFGVQRNIEFVPAWKWIQGK